Below is a genomic region from Fischerella sp. PCC 9605.
GATCAATGCCGCAGCAGCAGTAGCAAAAGCCCTTGGTCAGAGTACCTTTGCTGATGTTCCTAACTTAGGGGGCAATAATTGGGGAGCTGATATGGTGAAAGCCCCGGAAGTTTGGGCAAAGGGTTACACGGGTCAGGGTGCGATCGTTGCAGTAGTAGATACAGGGGTGGACTATAATCACCCAGACTTAAGCACCAATATCTGGACGAATAGCAAAGAAATTGCTGGCAACGGCAAAGATGATGATGGTAATGGTTACATAGATGATGTCTATGGCTGGAACTTTGATGGTAACAACAACAACTCCTTCGACGATAACGGTCACGGTACTCACGTAGCTGGTACTATTGCTGGGGTCAAAAATAGCTTTGGTGTTACAGGTATTGCTTATAATGCCAAGATTATGTCTGTAAAAGTTATGGATAGTAGTGGCCAGGGTTACTACAGTGCGATCGCCAATGGTGTTCGTTACGCAGTTAATAATGGTGCGCGTGTCATTAACCTTAGCCTCGGTGGTTCTTCTAGCGACAGCTATCTCCAATCAGCCGTTCAATATGCCGCTAGCAAAGGAGCGATCGTTGTTATGGCAGCAGGCAATAATGGTGGCTCAGTACCAGATTATCCCGCCCGTTATGCAGAAAACTGGGGACTGGCTGTTGGGGCAGTTGATAAGTATAATAACTTGGCTAGCTTCTCGAACCGTGCCGGAACAAATCCACTTGCTTATGTCACAGCCCCTGGAGTCAACATTTACTCCACAATTCCAGGTAATAAGTACGCATCTTATAGCGGCACATCGATGGCAACTCCTCATGTTGCTGGTGTAGTTGCATTGATGCTCAGCGCTAACCCTAATCTGACTGATTCTCAAGTACGTCAGATTATCACGCAGATATCTGGAACTACAACACAATCTAAAGTTGCCACTACCACCTATACAGCTAATGGCGATGCTGCTACTTTTAGAATTAGCGCTAGTAGCTTTAGCAGCAACAATATTGCAACCAGTAGCGATACTGTCATCTCTAGCACCAGCAGTAATTCTGTAGATAAAAATAATTTGTTTGAGAATTTACATACGTGGACGGACTTTGGGAACGACTACAAACACAGTGTGGTAGATACAAGTTACATAAGTATAAGTAGCGAAGAATATACCGAGGCAGAAAACATAGTTAAGAATGGCAAAAAACCACTGGAAACAGTGTATGAAATAGTCGGGTAACACTCATCTGAAGTTTCCTTTTGATAAAAAAGTTTAGTGTATACATAGATGGGCTTTTGGCGATTTTGACTCAGCATTTACTGGGTACAATTCAGGCTAACACCCAGTAAATCAAAAGCTCTTTAGTAGTCAACAATATTAAGTAGAGACGTTGCATTGCAACGTCTCTACAAATTTTATCGGTGGAGAAATTATCCGATCGCCAAGTGTATTGGGTTATAGAGATGCGATTGTTCGCGTCTCTACAATAAATTGAAAATTTACGATATTTCTGGTGGCAAAACATTCTGAAGCTTTTTAAATTATTACAATAGTTGTTGTATGTAGCATTCTTGCTCATCAGCAATGTTAAAGCGGCTTCTAATTATATTGACCTGTGCCATTGTCAGCGTTGCTGCTGTCACATTTTTCTTGTGGCGACAGGTCACTCAACTACCCTCTTGGTATACAAATTCATCAACAAATTCATTAGCGATCGCACCATCGACAACTGCAAACCCACTTCCCCAAGTTGACCACACCCAAATTCAGCAAACTCGCCAGCAAGTTTTGAATAAAATTTCCAAAAATCTCAACTCAAAAACTCAGGGTGAAGTGCAACTCAATGCTGAAGAAATCAACGCGCTGATTATTTCGGAAGTTACTAGAAATACTGATAAAAATCAGTTAGCTAAAGCTGTTAAAGCTACAAATGCTCAAATTCAAGATGGTAAAATCTCCGCAGGTGCAATGATTGATTTCAAGGCAATTCCTCAAAACGAATTGCCCTCCCAAGAACAAGCAGTACTTGCTCAATTTTTCTCGAAATTACCACCCACTTTCAAATACCAACCCTTCTACATTGGTATTGAGGGTAAACCTGCTGTCCGTAATCGCCAATTTAGCTTTGATGACTCCACTCAGGTTAAGTTTGGTAGTCTCAGCTTCCCTCTTGCTGAACTATCCCGACGTTTGGGGATTCCCACAGAACAGCTGAACCAACAAATTTCCCAAGAACTAAATAACTTACCAATCAAGATAGAAGACGTGGAAATTGTTGGCGATCGCGTCGTAGTTCGTAGTTCTGCAACTGCACAGTAATCAAAAATTAAATCTAGGCTGGGCATCGCTCTACAATTATTAAGTAGTTGGACAAAATTAAATTCATTCGTCGAGAGAGGGAACTCTTAACTCTTAACGCTTAACAGGAAAACAATGTGTGTAATTAATTCTGTCTAAGTACTTAATATTGTTAATAAAACTTTACGCAAATGCGGCAAGACCGAATTCACGTCATGACAGTTGCTGTTTCCCTAGAAAACGTTTACAAGGTTTACAATAAAGTTCCCGTAGTCAATGGTCTTTCTTTTGACATTGCGGCGGGAGAAATGTTTGGTTTGCTTGGCCCCAATGGTGCGGGTAAATCTACTACAATTCGGATGCTCACCACGCTTACTAAACCTACCGAAGGGCGAATTGAGGTATGCGGGTATGATGTGGTACGTCAACCCTTAATGGCAAAGCAATGCATAGGTGTAGTGTTGCAGCAAATCAGCGTTGATGGTGATTTAACCGTATGGGAAAATATGGAGCTACACGGTAGATTACATCACATTGCTAACCCGCAACGACAGCGCCTGATTAATCAATGGCTAGATTATGTAGAACTTGCTCCAAAACGTAATGACTTAGTAAAAACCTTGTCTGGGGGTATGAAGCGGCGGTTACAAATTGCGAGGGCTTTGCTGCATCAACCGCAAATTCTATTTTTGGATGAACCAACTGTGGGGCTAGATCCCCAAACAAGGCGGCGTCTTTGGGAGATTATTAAGGATTTGAATAAGCAAGGTATGACGATGCTGCTGACAACCCATTACATGGAAGAGGTTGAATATTTGTGCGATCGCATCGGCATTATGGATAGTGGTAAGTTGATATCTTTGGGAACTTTACAAGAATTGCGCTCTACTCACGGTGAAGGTTTAGTGATGAAGCAAGTTGGAGATCGTTGGGAATATCTCTTTTTCCCAACCTTAGGTGAAGCGAACATTTACTTAGACAAACTGCAAGATAAAACTGGAATTATGGTACGCCCCTCTAACCTAGAAGATATTTTTGTGGAACTTACTGGACGCCAGCTAGATTAATCTTATCCTCCTAAATCACGCAGAGTAGCTTCTACTCTGGTAACGCTGTCATACTTACCTTGCTGTTCGTATAAGTCACGGGCTTTTTTAAAAACAGCGATCGCTTCTTTAGATTTACCCTGTTTTTTTAACATCGTCCCGCGCAATTCATAAACTTGGGGATTTTTCGCGTCAAGTTTTACAGCTTCCTCGTATGCCCACTGAGCATTAGTATATTCTCCCAACCGCGTCAGAATAGTAGCTAATCCTATATAGGCATTGACATTACCACGGTTGATTTGTATTGATTTGCGATAAGCTTCTTTTGCTGCGTTATTATCACCTAAATTGCCGCTGATATAACCCAAAGCATATTGATAATCACTATTATTTGGATTAAGACTAACAGCACGGCGGTAAGCAGTTAATGCTGCGGGGTAATTTCCTTGTAATGCGTGTAAATAACCAATTCCGGAATAAATTGAGGCATTTTTGGGCTCTAAGTTTGCTGCTTGTTGATAGACTGCGATCGCACCATTATAATCGCCAGTGTCCACCAATCTACGTCCTTGTTCCAACAGTTCTTTCACTTCTGGAGTGCTTTGGCGTTGTGCTACTGATATCTGAGCCTGAGCTACTGAAGGCATTGTTGTAGCAATGCTTCCTAATAGGAGAACACTAAATAAGAATGAAGTTTCTTTGTACACAGCAAACTACCCGAAAGTGTATGCAAATTTTATAGAAATTACATGATTTCTTGTCCATTAAAACAAAAATATTCTGTTTTGCAAACTCTAGTTGCTTATTTTTACCAAATATTCATAACACACTGAATCTTTTCTCTAGTGCCATACACTAATCTACATCGTCTATTTTGATACTAGTAAAAATTACAAGTAATAAATTATTAAACAAAGCAATACTTTCATTGTTGGTTATAACTAACACGAAATCCCAAATTTCAACTTAAAATTACAACTATTGAGCCATGACGATACAAACTGGTAGAGCAGACAATAGACTTCACTTGAATATGGGGAATTGAGCATAGAGCATTGAGAATAGGGAATTTGTATCTAATCCCCACAGGTAGGACTCCAGCTTTCCCATCCTTGAGCTTAAATTCGTGCTTATTTTGACCAACTTCTTGAAAAAGACAGAAGTCAGGACGAAAACTATTATTATTCTCTATGTCTTAGGTAAGCAGGCGAGAATGAATATTACTATGTTAAGAAACATAAAATTGCCTGTAAGGGCAAAGCATTTGTATGTATGTCTTGACATCAAAACAGAATGTACTAGTACAAATGCTTTGCCCCTACCCAATCACAAAGGACAAATGACCAATGACGACCCTTAGTAGTTAACTTTATTTGTGCCGATCTACTTATTCTCTTTTTCATCTGTCCTGGTGTACGCAATTCATGACAACTAGATTATCCATTGCGTTAATGTTGACAATTGATATAAATCGATAGTTATCTTTGTGAGGCAAATCTATGATTTTAACTACTACTGATGTGATTCAAGGAGCCATTATAGAATCTTACTTAGGAATTGTGACAGCAGAAGTTGTCTACGGCAGCAACTTTCTGCGAGATTTT
It encodes:
- a CDS encoding S8 family peptidase, which translates into the protein MAGSTSDLGKVFVDKYYDVDTSRSSHTPYNFSLGKASGTKYLGSEVDYVDVVNNKSYDFGKDAWELDYVPQNVTKYNSTTGYGLINAAAAVAKALGQSTFADVPNLGGNNWGADMVKAPEVWAKGYTGQGAIVAVVDTGVDYNHPDLSTNIWTNSKEIAGNGKDDDGNGYIDDVYGWNFDGNNNNSFDDNGHGTHVAGTIAGVKNSFGVTGIAYNAKIMSVKVMDSSGQGYYSAIANGVRYAVNNGARVINLSLGGSSSDSYLQSAVQYAASKGAIVVMAAGNNGGSVPDYPARYAENWGLAVGAVDKYNNLASFSNRAGTNPLAYVTAPGVNIYSTIPGNKYASYSGTSMATPHVAGVVALMLSANPNLTDSQVRQIITQISGTTTQSKVATTTYTANGDAATFRISASSFSSNNIATSSDTVISSTSSNSVDKNNLFENLHTWTDFGNDYKHSVVDTSYISISSEEYTEAENIVKNGKKPLETVYEIVG
- a CDS encoding ABC transporter ATP-binding protein, with protein sequence MTVAVSLENVYKVYNKVPVVNGLSFDIAAGEMFGLLGPNGAGKSTTIRMLTTLTKPTEGRIEVCGYDVVRQPLMAKQCIGVVLQQISVDGDLTVWENMELHGRLHHIANPQRQRLINQWLDYVELAPKRNDLVKTLSGGMKRRLQIARALLHQPQILFLDEPTVGLDPQTRRRLWEIIKDLNKQGMTMLLTTHYMEEVEYLCDRIGIMDSGKLISLGTLQELRSTHGEGLVMKQVGDRWEYLFFPTLGEANIYLDKLQDKTGIMVRPSNLEDIFVELTGRQLD
- a CDS encoding tetratricopeptide repeat protein, whose translation is MPSVAQAQISVAQRQSTPEVKELLEQGRRLVDTGDYNGAIAVYQQAANLEPKNASIYSGIGYLHALQGNYPAALTAYRRAVSLNPNNSDYQYALGYISGNLGDNNAAKEAYRKSIQINRGNVNAYIGLATILTRLGEYTNAQWAYEEAVKLDAKNPQVYELRGTMLKKQGKSKEAIAVFKKARDLYEQQGKYDSVTRVEATLRDLGG